A window of the Listeria swaminathanii genome harbors these coding sequences:
- the pepV gene encoding dipeptidase PepV: MTEINWQKEVESRKDDFLEDLKGLLRIPSVRDDSKKTEDAPFGPDVKRALDYMIELGKKDGFTAKEVGNVAGHLEYGQGEELVGVLGHVDVVPVGDGWTNGPFEPTLRDGKLYARGVADDKGPTIAGYYALKIIKELGLPLSRRVRIIVGSDEESGMSCVERYFETEEQPTLGFVPDAEFPIIHAEKGISELDVSFKDGEASGEAAFRLLSVESGERYNMVPDHATAILEDVKDFDKVASAFKTFLANHPVEGTLEENGKSVKINIVGKSAHAMEPNNGVNAGLHLVAFLGKFKLTGAANDFVTFGRDYLFGDSRAVKLGISYEDEESGELTMNVGVIRYDVAEGGKYGLNFRYPVTANMDKLKNKMQTVVYEYNAQYTHYEDSKPLFVPKDHPLIQILQEVYTKQTGEEATLLAIGGGTYARHMETGVAFGALFPGREDTMHQKDEFSYFDDLLKATAIYAEALYKLAK; this comes from the coding sequence ATGACAGAAATTAATTGGCAAAAAGAAGTGGAATCACGTAAAGATGATTTCCTAGAAGATTTAAAAGGGCTTCTTCGCATTCCGAGTGTTCGCGATGACAGTAAAAAAACAGAAGATGCGCCGTTTGGACCAGATGTAAAACGCGCACTCGACTATATGATCGAACTTGGTAAAAAAGACGGCTTCACTGCAAAAGAAGTTGGCAACGTAGCTGGACACCTTGAATACGGTCAAGGTGAAGAACTTGTTGGCGTTTTAGGACATGTTGATGTTGTTCCTGTTGGTGACGGCTGGACGAATGGACCGTTCGAACCAACTTTACGTGACGGCAAATTATACGCTCGCGGAGTTGCGGACGATAAAGGCCCAACAATCGCTGGTTATTACGCACTCAAAATTATTAAAGAATTAGGTTTACCACTTTCACGCCGTGTTAGAATCATCGTTGGTTCTGATGAAGAAAGCGGTATGAGCTGTGTAGAGCGCTATTTCGAAACAGAAGAACAACCAACACTTGGTTTCGTTCCAGATGCAGAATTCCCAATCATTCACGCGGAAAAAGGTATCTCAGAATTAGATGTATCTTTTAAAGATGGTGAAGCAAGCGGGGAAGCAGCATTCCGTTTACTTAGCGTAGAATCAGGCGAACGCTACAACATGGTTCCAGATCATGCAACAGCTATTTTAGAAGACGTAAAAGACTTCGACAAAGTAGCAAGTGCATTCAAAACATTCTTAGCAAATCATCCAGTAGAAGGAACTTTAGAAGAAAACGGCAAATCCGTTAAAATCAACATCGTCGGCAAATCCGCCCATGCGATGGAACCAAACAACGGTGTAAACGCTGGTCTTCATTTAGTAGCCTTCCTTGGTAAATTTAAATTAACAGGCGCTGCAAATGATTTCGTGACATTTGGTCGTGATTATCTATTCGGCGATTCCCGTGCCGTTAAACTTGGCATTAGCTACGAAGATGAAGAAAGTGGCGAGCTAACAATGAACGTTGGCGTTATCCGTTATGATGTAGCAGAAGGCGGTAAATACGGACTTAATTTCCGTTATCCAGTGACTGCTAACATGGACAAACTGAAAAATAAAATGCAAACAGTCGTATATGAGTACAATGCACAATATACACATTACGAAGATTCCAAACCACTTTTCGTACCAAAAGATCACCCACTTATTCAAATTTTACAAGAAGTATATACAAAACAAACTGGCGAAGAAGCTACTTTACTAGCAATTGGTGGCGGAACTTATGCACGCCATATGGAGACAGGCGTAGCGTTCGGCGCACTATTCCCAGGGCGTGAAGACACGATGCACCAAAAAGATGAATTCAGCTATTTTGATGATTTGTTAAAAGCGACAGCAATTTACGCAGAAGCACTTTACAAATTAGCGAAGTAA
- a CDS encoding phosphatase PAP2 family protein — MKKTPFIISGIALLGFIFFMTGVMTGAKWIQRFDDYWNSIIRVGITDTKTTVISYLTDIGGVATICILTVVVIIALVVMRKVDTAIWFGGIVLIGGALIPSIIKNIVQRPRPTYKLIEQGGYSFPSGHSTGSTVFYGMLAFFLILYVSHKWLRYTIGILALGIVVFVMYSRVYLGVHFPSDVVAGFLIGNAVLFSGIGCYFIWNKKLALWANKFKKA; from the coding sequence ATGAAAAAAACACCATTTATTATTAGCGGTATCGCCCTCCTTGGATTTATTTTCTTTATGACAGGCGTTATGACCGGTGCAAAATGGATTCAACGTTTTGATGATTATTGGAATAGTATTATTCGTGTAGGCATTACGGATACGAAAACGACCGTGATTTCTTATTTAACCGATATTGGCGGGGTTGCTACCATTTGTATTTTAACTGTAGTCGTGATCATTGCGCTTGTAGTTATGCGAAAAGTGGACACGGCGATTTGGTTTGGCGGTATTGTTTTAATTGGAGGCGCACTTATTCCTTCGATTATTAAAAACATTGTTCAGCGTCCAAGACCCACGTATAAATTAATCGAACAAGGCGGATATAGTTTCCCTAGTGGACATTCGACTGGCTCCACTGTTTTTTATGGGATGCTCGCGTTCTTTTTAATTCTTTACGTCAGCCACAAATGGTTGCGCTATACGATTGGCATTTTGGCATTAGGAATTGTTGTTTTTGTAATGTATTCTCGCGTTTACTTAGGCGTTCATTTCCCAAGTGACGTTGTTGCTGGATTTTTAATTGGAAATGCGGTACTTTTCAGCGGCATCGGTTGTTACTTTATTTGGAATAAAAAACTAGCTTTATGGGCTAATAAATTTAAAAAAGCATAG
- the dat gene encoding D-amino-acid transaminase, with protein sequence MKVLVNNHLVEREDATVDIEDRGYQFGDGVYEVVRLYNGKFFTYNEHIDRLYASAAKIDLVIPYSKEALRELLEKLVAENNINTGNVYLQVTRGVQNPRNHVMPDDFPLEGVLTAAAREVPRNERQFVEGGPVITEEDVRWLRCDIKSLNLLGNILAKNKAHQQNALEAVLHRGEQVTECSASNVSIIKDGVLWTHAADNLILNGITRQVILDVAKKNGIPVKEADFTLTDLREADEVFISSTTIEITPVTHIDGVQVADGKRGPITAKLHQYFVEEIVAACGEVELAK encoded by the coding sequence ATGAAAGTATTAGTAAATAACCATTTAGTGGAAAGAGAAGATGCCACAGTTGACATTGAAGACCGCGGATATCAGTTTGGTGACGGTGTATATGAAGTAGTTCGTTTATATAATGGTAAATTCTTCACTTATAATGAACACATCGATCGCTTATATGCTAGTGCAGCAAAAATTGACTTAGTTATTCCTTATTCTAAAGAAGCGTTACGTGAATTATTAGAAAAATTAGTTGCCGAAAATAACATTAATACAGGAAATGTATACTTGCAAGTGACGCGTGGTGTTCAAAATCCACGTAATCATGTTATGCCAGATGATTTCCCATTAGAAGGCGTTTTAACTGCAGCGGCACGAGAAGTACCAAGAAATGAGCGCCAATTTGTAGAAGGTGGGCCAGTTATTACAGAAGAAGATGTTCGCTGGTTACGTTGTGATATTAAGAGCCTAAACTTACTTGGCAATATTTTAGCAAAAAATAAAGCACATCAACAAAATGCATTAGAAGCTGTTTTACACCGCGGAGAGCAAGTAACCGAATGTTCTGCTTCCAATGTTTCTATTATTAAAGATGGCGTATTATGGACGCACGCTGCAGATAATTTAATTTTAAACGGTATTACACGCCAAGTTATTCTTGATGTGGCGAAAAAGAATGGTATTCCTGTCAAAGAAGCTGATTTTACTTTAACAGACCTTCGTGAAGCCGATGAAGTATTCATTTCGAGCACAACAATTGAAATTACTCCAGTTACTCATATCGATGGTGTACAAGTAGCTGACGGCAAACGTGGACCAATTACAGCAAAACTACATCAATATTTTGTAGAAGAAATTGTTGCTGCATGTGGTGAAGTAGAACTTGCTAAATAA
- a CDS encoding putative polysaccharide biosynthesis protein, with protein sequence MGSKLLRGTFILTLGTLISKVLGILYVIPFYAIIGGDEPALLYNFGYVPYQLFLSIATAGIPLAVAKYIAKYNAMEEYAVGRRLFKTGVYLMIFSGIVCFLAMYGLAPTLARMQQLEGGYSLADGIQVIRAVSFALLIIPVMSLLRGFFQGYNSMGPSAVSQVLEQVVRIMFLLAGTFIVMYMLDGNVVTAISIATFSAFVGAFASLILLLWYYYKRKPGLDRMLLEDRGTVKISIPTLYKDIILSAIPFIIVGSATSLYQLIDQFTLGRVLEYIGITPELVNSYVAIINFDVQKLIMIPGTLAIAFSMALVPLVTGAYVRKEYAQVKRQLNDVFQILLFLTIPACFGIAMLARPLFTVFFSPSDNGTALLQLFAPIAILFSLFSVSAAVLQGIDEQRFTVLGLLLGLLAKSVLQMPLIMLFEAKGSIIATGIGYAVSCIFMLLIIKKYVRFSFKVILRRTVLFFAMTALMGLVVIVLYVVMSNFVTPDRKIPALMLTVVCGGVGAIFYGYMAFKLHLSDKLFGPRGTRLREKLRIR encoded by the coding sequence ATGGGTTCAAAACTGCTCAGAGGAACATTTATTCTGACGCTAGGGACATTAATCTCTAAAGTGCTCGGAATATTGTATGTGATTCCGTTTTATGCGATTATTGGAGGAGATGAACCAGCGCTTCTGTACAATTTCGGTTATGTGCCGTATCAATTATTCTTAAGCATTGCAACTGCAGGTATTCCGCTGGCTGTTGCTAAATATATAGCAAAATATAATGCGATGGAAGAATACGCGGTAGGCCGACGTTTATTTAAAACCGGTGTATATTTAATGATTTTCTCCGGTATTGTCTGTTTCCTAGCGATGTATGGACTTGCTCCGACACTTGCTCGTATGCAACAACTCGAGGGTGGGTATAGTTTAGCGGACGGGATTCAGGTTATTCGTGCAGTTAGTTTTGCCTTACTTATTATTCCAGTCATGAGTTTACTTCGAGGATTTTTCCAAGGATATAATTCGATGGGGCCATCTGCTGTATCACAAGTTTTAGAACAAGTTGTTCGAATTATGTTCTTGCTTGCTGGCACATTTATTGTGATGTATATGCTTGATGGAAATGTTGTAACAGCAATTAGTATCGCTACATTTTCCGCTTTTGTAGGTGCTTTTGCCAGTTTGATTTTACTACTATGGTATTATTACAAACGAAAACCCGGACTTGACCGAATGCTTTTAGAGGACAGAGGAACAGTAAAAATATCTATTCCGACACTCTATAAAGATATTATTCTATCGGCAATTCCTTTTATTATTGTTGGTTCGGCAACTTCGCTTTATCAGCTGATTGACCAATTTACGTTAGGGCGGGTATTAGAATACATTGGTATTACGCCAGAATTAGTGAATTCTTACGTGGCGATTATTAACTTTGATGTACAAAAATTGATTATGATTCCTGGGACGCTCGCGATTGCGTTCTCGATGGCGCTAGTTCCACTTGTGACCGGCGCTTATGTACGAAAAGAATATGCCCAAGTGAAGCGCCAATTAAATGACGTTTTTCAAATTTTATTATTTTTAACAATTCCAGCTTGTTTTGGGATTGCGATGTTAGCAAGACCGTTATTCACGGTGTTCTTTTCGCCAAGTGATAATGGGACAGCCTTGCTACAATTATTTGCGCCAATTGCGATTTTATTCTCGCTATTTAGCGTATCTGCCGCCGTCTTACAAGGGATTGATGAACAACGATTTACGGTACTGGGTTTATTACTCGGTTTGCTTGCGAAATCGGTTCTGCAAATGCCGCTAATTATGTTATTTGAAGCAAAAGGATCAATTATTGCAACGGGGATTGGCTATGCTGTATCGTGTATTTTCATGCTACTTATTATTAAGAAATATGTTCGTTTCTCTTTCAAAGTTATTTTGCGGCGAACCGTGCTCTTCTTTGCAATGACAGCCTTAATGGGACTTGTAGTCATTGTACTCTATGTAGTAATGTCTAATTTTGTTACACCAGACCGGAAAATTCCAGCATTAATGCTTACTGTTGTTTGTGGTGGAGTAGGAGCAATTTTCTACGGTTATATGGCATTTAAACTTCATCTATCTGATAAATTATTCGGACCACGCGGAACAAGATTACGTGAAAAACTAAGAATTCGCTAG
- a CDS encoding NUDIX hydrolase — MKPIYPAVKAVIVKDGEFLALKKKGVEGDVFELPGGRMNYGETHGEALFREVYEETKLQVQPFILYDTWEFFHEDFQITGVFYLVEMPEDGEIELSDEHEEYRFLPLEKESLNIIDIVFSSRMERWDFEAIKGFMRK, encoded by the coding sequence ATGAAACCTATATATCCTGCAGTAAAAGCAGTTATCGTAAAAGACGGAGAATTTTTAGCACTCAAGAAAAAAGGGGTAGAAGGGGATGTTTTTGAACTTCCAGGAGGCCGCATGAATTACGGTGAAACTCACGGGGAAGCCCTTTTTAGAGAGGTTTATGAGGAAACAAAGTTACAAGTACAGCCGTTTATTTTATATGACACGTGGGAATTTTTCCATGAAGACTTCCAAATTACCGGCGTTTTTTATTTAGTGGAAATGCCAGAAGATGGCGAAATAGAATTATCGGATGAACACGAGGAATATCGCTTTTTACCACTAGAAAAAGAAAGCTTAAATATTATCGATATCGTTTTTTCTTCGCGGATGGAACGTTGGGATTTTGAAGCAATTAAAGGTTTTATGAGAAAATAG
- a CDS encoding NAD(P)H-hydrate dehydratase translates to MKKITPKAMCAWIPKREDETHKGDYGRVLIVAGNKQFGGAAIMAAEACVKSGAGLTTVASDSVNRPALQTRIPECMFIDYENITSLSEQISQFDTILIGPGLGLDAYAEEIFRLVLQKSTERQQVIIDGDGITIYAKGENPHPAAKLTFTPHAGEWARLKVLAPDAETPTDVALAIDATIVLKGHRTKVYSGESAWQNMYGTPAMATGGMGDTLAGTICGLMAQTEKPITGTLAAVFLHSYIGEILAKKRYVVLPTEIAEELPTYLKIFSETDEHA, encoded by the coding sequence ATGAAGAAAATAACACCGAAAGCAATGTGCGCATGGATTCCAAAACGTGAAGACGAAACACACAAGGGTGACTATGGGCGCGTTCTGATTGTCGCTGGAAATAAACAATTTGGCGGAGCTGCCATTATGGCTGCAGAAGCTTGCGTAAAAAGTGGTGCTGGTTTAACAACCGTTGCCTCTGATAGCGTCAACCGTCCCGCTCTCCAAACACGAATTCCTGAATGTATGTTTATTGATTATGAAAATATCACGAGCCTAAGTGAACAAATCAGCCAATTTGATACCATTTTAATCGGTCCTGGTCTTGGGTTAGATGCTTATGCGGAAGAAATTTTCCGATTGGTATTACAAAAATCAACCGAACGGCAGCAAGTCATTATTGACGGCGACGGCATTACTATTTATGCTAAGGGAGAAAATCCCCACCCTGCCGCCAAACTCACTTTTACACCACATGCAGGCGAATGGGCACGACTAAAAGTGTTAGCGCCTGATGCAGAAACGCCAACAGATGTTGCGCTTGCAATTGATGCGACGATTGTACTTAAAGGGCATCGTACCAAAGTGTATTCCGGCGAATCTGCTTGGCAAAACATGTACGGTACGCCAGCAATGGCAACGGGTGGCATGGGCGACACGCTCGCTGGAACGATTTGCGGCTTAATGGCGCAAACAGAAAAACCAATTACCGGCACGCTTGCTGCAGTCTTCCTTCACAGCTATATCGGCGAAATTTTAGCCAAAAAGCGCTATGTCGTGCTTCCAACTGAAATTGCCGAAGAATTACCGACCTATTTGAAAATTTTTAGCGAAACAGACGAACATGCTTAA
- the mdrM gene encoding multidrug efflux MFS transporter MdrM, producing the protein MNMKAASTSVKRNGILIVMLMGAFVTILNQTLMNVALPSIMKDFGITASQGQWLSTGFMLVNGVMIPMTAFLIERFTTRQLYLFAMITFAIGTAIGGFATDYTMLIAGRMVQAIGAGIVMPLLTVVVLNLFPMERRGRAMGLIGLAMNFAPAIGPTLSGWIVQQYDWRNLFFIIIPFAILDIVVAIFLLKNVGKRTFPKLDILGVIMSTVGFGSLLLGFSNAGDHDWLTWKVAGFIILGLVVLGLFIRYQTSNKAPLLNFRVFKYPTFALTTAISFFVVMGLFGGMLLLPIFLQTVRGFSPLESGLVLLPGALVTAVLSPVTGVMFDRFGAKYLSLVGLIIMAGSTFMFTNLDESTTLTFIIIVQTIRSAGMAMVMMPLQTAALNSLPLKLASHGSAMFNTMRQVAGSIGTAALITVMSKSAASFANKLGPADVIGKTKTEIANHVLIHGIETAFLVAGILSVIACVLALFIQKNRSAMEPIVTKTEEA; encoded by the coding sequence TTGAATATGAAAGCAGCAAGTACATCAGTGAAGCGTAACGGTATTTTGATTGTTATGCTTATGGGCGCCTTTGTTACAATTCTCAACCAAACGTTGATGAATGTCGCGCTACCAAGTATCATGAAAGATTTTGGGATTACAGCCAGTCAAGGACAATGGTTGTCGACTGGATTTATGTTAGTCAATGGTGTCATGATTCCAATGACGGCCTTTTTAATTGAACGATTTACAACGCGTCAACTTTACTTATTTGCGATGATTACTTTTGCGATTGGTACAGCGATTGGTGGATTTGCTACAGATTATACGATGCTTATTGCTGGACGTATGGTACAAGCAATTGGTGCCGGTATTGTTATGCCGCTGTTAACCGTTGTCGTATTAAATTTATTCCCAATGGAACGAAGAGGGCGAGCGATGGGCTTGATTGGCCTTGCGATGAACTTTGCCCCAGCAATTGGTCCGACGCTTTCCGGTTGGATCGTTCAACAATATGATTGGCGCAATTTATTCTTTATTATTATTCCATTTGCGATATTAGACATTGTTGTAGCAATTTTCTTACTTAAAAATGTCGGAAAAAGGACGTTCCCGAAACTCGATATTCTTGGCGTTATCATGTCGACCGTCGGGTTTGGTAGTTTATTACTTGGATTTAGTAATGCCGGAGACCACGATTGGCTCACTTGGAAAGTAGCTGGCTTTATTATTCTGGGTCTAGTTGTATTAGGATTATTTATTCGTTATCAAACAAGCAACAAAGCACCACTACTTAACTTTAGAGTGTTTAAATATCCAACATTTGCACTTACAACAGCGATTAGTTTCTTTGTTGTCATGGGGCTATTTGGTGGAATGTTGTTATTACCGATTTTCTTACAAACAGTTCGAGGATTTTCACCACTTGAATCGGGGTTAGTACTCTTGCCAGGAGCGCTTGTCACTGCGGTACTTTCGCCGGTAACTGGGGTGATGTTTGACCGATTTGGAGCTAAGTATTTGTCCTTAGTGGGCTTGATTATTATGGCGGGTTCGACGTTCATGTTTACGAATTTGGATGAATCAACTACTTTGACCTTTATCATCATAGTTCAAACGATTCGTTCGGCTGGTATGGCAATGGTAATGATGCCGCTACAAACAGCTGCACTTAATTCACTACCACTAAAACTAGCATCCCACGGTTCTGCGATGTTCAACACGATGCGCCAAGTTGCCGGTTCTATCGGGACAGCCGCGCTTATAACTGTCATGTCCAAAAGTGCCGCAAGCTTTGCGAATAAACTAGGACCAGCAGATGTGATTGGTAAAACGAAAACAGAAATTGCCAACCACGTGCTTATTCACGGAATCGAAACAGCCTTTTTAGTAGCTGGAATTCTTTCCGTCATCGCTTGTGTTCTAGCGCTATTTATTCAAAAAAATAGAAGTGCGATGGAACCGATTGTAACGAAAACAGAAGAAGCTTAA
- a CDS encoding MarR family winged helix-turn-helix transcriptional regulator, which yields MDEKLVKEVIFSFREVQRKTHHVLAEEAANREITTTQLLAIRELQRESELTLGELAERMKLGKSTVSGIVDRLVKAGFLKRTRNESNRRALSLELTEKGATKAAETYHVFFNRLEPILEIGEDRLKEMLEMHQEIIAILEREGARD from the coding sequence ATGGATGAAAAATTAGTGAAAGAGGTTATTTTCTCTTTTCGCGAAGTGCAACGAAAAACGCATCATGTGTTAGCAGAGGAAGCAGCAAACCGAGAGATTACAACGACACAATTACTTGCAATCAGAGAATTACAAAGAGAGTCAGAATTAACGCTTGGTGAATTAGCAGAACGAATGAAGCTTGGTAAAAGTACTGTATCTGGTATTGTAGACCGACTAGTGAAGGCGGGATTTTTGAAACGAACGAGAAATGAAAGCAATCGCCGCGCACTCAGCTTAGAATTGACTGAAAAAGGAGCTACGAAAGCAGCGGAAACGTATCATGTATTCTTTAACCGTTTGGAACCTATTTTGGAAATTGGGGAAGATAGGTTGAAAGAAATGCTAGAGATGCACCAAGAAATTATTGCCATTTTAGAAAGGGAAGGTGCACGAGATTGA
- a CDS encoding phosphotransferase family protein codes for MKNDFFGREYDIAPAGGETGQAFVATHEDEKFFLKRNSSPFLAALSVENIVPKLVWTRRVENGDVITAQKWVNCHILTREEMIGPRVAQLLAKIHHSENLQHMLAKIENCYFSANQLLQHVKVATEANNDVTKEITDAIHYLDQHVSAVETTDYVVCHGDVNHNNWIISEENELFLVDWDGAMLADAANDIGMILYQYIPRKEWNRWLANYGTTLTTDLHRKLKWYTICQTVMQLTTDQSDEANERAKQIFQNAIEDDEV; via the coding sequence ATGAAAAATGACTTTTTTGGGAGAGAATATGACATAGCCCCGGCCGGAGGGGAAACTGGCCAAGCATTCGTTGCAACACATGAAGACGAAAAATTCTTTTTAAAAAGAAATTCTTCGCCTTTTTTAGCTGCGCTTTCCGTAGAAAACATTGTTCCAAAACTAGTTTGGACAAGGCGGGTAGAGAATGGCGATGTTATCACTGCGCAAAAATGGGTGAATTGTCATATTTTGACGCGTGAAGAAATGATTGGTCCAAGAGTGGCGCAACTATTGGCTAAAATTCATCATTCAGAAAACTTGCAACATATGCTAGCAAAAATCGAAAACTGCTATTTTTCTGCAAATCAACTGTTGCAACACGTAAAAGTGGCAACAGAAGCTAATAATGATGTAACGAAAGAAATAACAGATGCAATTCACTATTTAGATCAACATGTATCTGCGGTGGAGACGACGGATTATGTCGTTTGTCACGGGGACGTTAATCATAATAACTGGATTATCTCTGAAGAAAACGAATTGTTTCTTGTTGATTGGGATGGCGCGATGCTTGCGGATGCTGCAAACGATATCGGGATGATTTTATACCAATACATTCCGCGAAAAGAGTGGAATCGTTGGCTAGCTAATTACGGCACAACTTTAACGACCGACTTACATCGCAAATTAAAATGGTATACAATTTGCCAAACGGTCATGCAACTCACAACCGACCAGTCTGATGAAGCAAACGAACGAGCAAAACAAATTTTTCAAAATGCAATAGAAGATGATGAGGTGTAA